The Streptomyces spororaveus genome includes a region encoding these proteins:
- a CDS encoding CGNR zinc finger domain-containing protein yields the protein MELAHYSDFAVRLVNTEEPARNKDALTSVDAVRALFGDSQQMARRVTDGDVTRFRNVRGRLRSVFEAADGGDHVLAVDLLNSLLMEFPVSPQVSGHETLDDDGRPDWHIHLAEHPSNASAGYAAMASMGLAFALTEHGPDRLGLCQATPCRNAYLDTSTNRSRRYCSDRCATRANVAAYRARKRLEAEASAHSGRSAEAAQDSRALSER from the coding sequence GTGGAACTGGCCCATTACTCGGACTTCGCCGTGCGCCTGGTCAACACCGAGGAGCCGGCCCGCAACAAGGACGCGCTCACCTCGGTGGACGCCGTCCGCGCCCTGTTCGGCGACAGCCAGCAGATGGCACGCCGCGTCACCGACGGGGACGTCACCCGCTTCCGCAACGTCCGCGGCCGTCTGCGCTCCGTCTTCGAGGCCGCCGACGGCGGAGACCACGTCCTCGCCGTCGACCTGCTGAATTCGCTGCTCATGGAGTTCCCCGTCAGCCCCCAGGTGTCCGGCCACGAGACCCTCGACGACGACGGCCGCCCCGACTGGCACATCCACCTCGCCGAGCACCCCTCGAACGCCTCCGCCGGCTACGCCGCCATGGCCTCCATGGGCCTGGCCTTCGCCCTCACCGAGCACGGCCCCGACCGCCTCGGCCTGTGCCAGGCCACGCCCTGCCGCAACGCCTACCTCGACACCTCCACCAACCGCTCCCGGCGCTACTGCTCCGACCGCTGCGCCACCCGGGCGAACGTGGCCGCCTACCGCGCCCGCAAGCGGCTGGAGGCCGAGGCGTCCGCCCACAGCGGGCGCAGCGCCGAGGCCGCCCAGGACAGCCGGGCCCTCAGCGAACGCTGA
- a CDS encoding class I SAM-dependent methyltransferase yields MTDTADRADTTETTGTAHWQAWQDSWDRQQEWYMPDREERFRVMLDMVEALVGPAPRVLDLACGTGSITDRVLKRFPEATSTGVDLDPALLTIAEGHFAGDPRVTFVTADLKDPDWRSALPHGTFDAILTATALHWLPSEELAVLYRQLAPLLTPGGVFMNADHMPDPATPRIDAAEHAHRHAGMDRAKAAGAVDWREWWALAGADPALAEQVKQRFEIYGEHADGDTPSEAWHAETLRAAGFAEARTVWRSPSDALVLGLK; encoded by the coding sequence ATGACGGATACGGCGGACAGGGCGGATACGACCGAAACGACGGGCACGGCCCACTGGCAGGCCTGGCAGGACAGCTGGGACCGGCAGCAGGAGTGGTACATGCCCGACCGCGAGGAGCGGTTCCGGGTGATGCTGGACATGGTCGAGGCACTGGTGGGACCCGCCCCCCGGGTGCTGGATCTCGCATGCGGTACGGGAAGTATTACGGACCGCGTCCTCAAGCGGTTCCCGGAAGCCACCAGTACGGGCGTCGATCTCGACCCGGCCCTGTTGACCATCGCCGAGGGCCACTTCGCGGGCGATCCGCGCGTCACTTTCGTGACCGCCGACCTCAAGGACCCCGACTGGCGTTCCGCCCTCCCCCACGGCACGTTCGACGCGATCCTGACGGCGACCGCCCTGCACTGGCTGCCGAGCGAGGAGCTGGCCGTTCTCTACCGGCAGCTCGCACCGCTCCTGACCCCGGGCGGGGTCTTCATGAACGCCGACCACATGCCCGACCCGGCCACCCCGCGCATCGACGCCGCCGAGCACGCCCACCGGCACGCCGGCATGGACCGGGCCAAGGCGGCCGGGGCGGTGGACTGGCGCGAGTGGTGGGCGCTGGCGGGCGCCGACCCGGCACTGGCCGAGCAGGTGAAGCAGCGCTTCGAGATCTACGGGGAGCACGCGGACGGCGACACCCCCTCCGAGGCCTGGCACGCAGAGACCCTGCGCGCGGCGGGCTTCGCGGAGGCCCGTACGGTCTGGCGCTCGCCCTCGGACGCCCTGGTCCTGGGCCTGAAGTAG
- a CDS encoding amino acid ABC transporter ATP-binding protein — MTTAMVKAEGVHKSYGAAHILKGIDLEVAPREVFCLVGPSGSGKSTFLRCINHLEQVNAGRLYVDGQLVGYRQKGDKLYELKDSEVAAQRRDIGMVFQRFNLFPHMTAIENVMEAPVMVKGESKSVARERAVKLLDRVGLGDKGGNYPTQLSGGQQQRVAIARALAMEPKLMLFDEPTSALDPELVGDVLDVMRDLAESGMTMIVVTHEMGFAREVGDNLVFMDGGVVVESGHPREVLGNPQHDRTKAFLSKVL, encoded by the coding sequence ATGACGACTGCCATGGTGAAGGCCGAGGGCGTCCACAAGTCCTACGGTGCGGCGCACATCCTCAAGGGCATCGACCTGGAGGTCGCCCCGCGTGAGGTGTTCTGCCTGGTCGGTCCGTCGGGTTCCGGCAAGTCGACGTTCCTGCGGTGCATCAACCACCTGGAGCAGGTCAACGCGGGCCGGCTGTACGTGGACGGGCAGCTGGTGGGCTACCGCCAGAAGGGCGACAAGCTCTACGAGCTGAAGGACAGCGAGGTCGCGGCCCAGCGCCGGGACATCGGCATGGTCTTCCAGCGCTTCAACCTGTTCCCGCACATGACGGCCATCGAGAACGTCATGGAAGCCCCGGTCATGGTCAAGGGCGAGTCCAAGTCCGTGGCGCGCGAGCGCGCCGTCAAGCTCCTGGACCGCGTCGGCCTCGGGGACAAGGGCGGGAACTACCCCACCCAGCTCTCCGGCGGCCAGCAGCAGCGTGTGGCGATCGCCCGCGCGCTGGCCATGGAGCCGAAGCTGATGCTCTTCGACGAGCCCACCTCGGCCCTGGACCCGGAGCTGGTCGGTGACGTCCTGGACGTCATGCGGGACCTGGCCGAGTCGGGCATGACGATGATCGTGGTCACCCACGAGATGGGCTTCGCCCGCGAGGTCGGCGACAACCTCGTCTTCATGGACGGCGGCGTCGTCGTCGAGTCGGGTCACCCCCGCGAGGTCCTGGGCAACCCCCAGCACGACCGGACGAAGGCATTCCTGTCCAAGGTGCTGTAG
- a CDS encoding amino acid ABC transporter permease — MTDKLDKVPGPADTPPAGAVPPEAIRAIPVRHYGRWISAVVVIGLVVALAVAFSQGNVRWATVPEKLFDPTILRGVGNTIWISITSMALGLVLGVLFAVMRLSKNPVTSTIAWFYIWLFRGTPVYVQLLIWFNLALIFPILNLGFYKDEMTQVMTPFLAALLGLGLNEGAYMAEIVRAGIQSVDEGQTEASHALGMTRTQTMRRVVLPQAMRVIVPPSGNEFINMLKTSSLVVAVQYFDLLRAAQDIASTSFAVMEMFFVASIWYLALTSVFSVGQYYLERRYARGALRSLPPTPLQKIKAKLSSFSNRKAVA; from the coding sequence GTGACTGACAAGCTCGACAAGGTCCCGGGCCCGGCGGACACCCCGCCGGCCGGGGCCGTCCCCCCCGAGGCGATCCGTGCCATCCCGGTCCGCCATTACGGCCGCTGGATCAGCGCCGTGGTCGTCATCGGCCTGGTCGTGGCGCTCGCCGTCGCGTTCTCGCAGGGCAACGTCCGCTGGGCGACCGTGCCGGAGAAGCTGTTCGACCCGACGATCCTCCGCGGCGTCGGCAACACGATCTGGATCAGCATCACCTCGATGGCCCTGGGCCTGGTGCTCGGTGTCCTCTTCGCGGTCATGCGGCTCTCGAAGAACCCGGTCACCAGCACCATCGCCTGGTTCTACATCTGGCTGTTCCGCGGCACCCCGGTGTACGTGCAGCTGCTGATCTGGTTCAACCTCGCCCTGATCTTCCCGATCCTGAACCTCGGGTTCTACAAGGACGAGATGACCCAGGTCATGACGCCCTTCCTGGCCGCCCTGCTGGGTCTCGGCCTGAACGAGGGCGCGTACATGGCGGAGATCGTCCGCGCCGGCATCCAGTCGGTCGACGAGGGCCAGACCGAGGCCTCGCACGCGCTGGGCATGACCCGGACGCAGACGATGCGCCGTGTCGTGCTGCCGCAGGCCATGCGGGTGATCGTGCCGCCGTCCGGCAACGAGTTCATCAACATGCTCAAGACCTCGTCGCTCGTCGTCGCCGTGCAGTACTTCGACCTGCTGCGCGCGGCCCAGGACATCGCGTCCACCTCGTTCGCGGTGATGGAGATGTTCTTCGTCGCCTCGATCTGGTACCTCGCCCTGACCAGCGTGTTCAGCGTCGGCCAGTACTACCTGGAGCGCCGCTACGCCCGTGGTGCGCTCCGCTCGCTGCCGCCCACGCCGCTGCAGAAGATCAAGGCGAAACTGTCCAGCTTCTCGAACCGCAAGGCGGTGGCCTGA
- a CDS encoding ABC transporter substrate-binding protein: protein MTASTTRRTTAARSRIAAVGAIAVAGALILTGCGDQTDKASTSPSGAAANSSAPLFSKLPKKIQDAGVIKVGTDATYAPMEFTEGGKIVGVDPDVAAAMAKQLGVQFKFESGTFDTLIGSMQTGRSDLVMSSLTDTKARQEGLDDKGAKTGAGVDFVDYFSASTGILVKKGNPQNIKTLDDLCGKTVAVQRGTTYEDSAKTQAEKCKTDGKGELKIESFPTDAEAQTRVKAGGAAADLNDSPVAAYIAQTAGGGNDFEAIANPTDAGLFGIAVDKKNTELRDALKEALDAVIKDGTYKAALDKWNAGSGAVTEAKINAGS, encoded by the coding sequence ATGACCGCTAGCACCACCCGTCGTACGACCGCCGCACGGTCCCGGATCGCCGCGGTCGGCGCGATCGCGGTCGCGGGCGCCCTGATTCTCACCGGTTGTGGTGACCAGACCGACAAGGCCTCCACCAGCCCGTCCGGTGCGGCCGCCAACAGCAGCGCGCCGCTCTTCTCCAAGCTCCCGAAGAAGATCCAGGACGCCGGTGTCATCAAGGTCGGCACGGACGCCACCTACGCGCCGATGGAGTTCACCGAGGGCGGCAAGATCGTCGGTGTCGACCCCGACGTGGCGGCGGCCATGGCCAAGCAGCTCGGCGTGCAGTTCAAGTTCGAGTCCGGCACCTTCGACACGCTGATCGGCAGCATGCAGACGGGCCGCAGCGACCTGGTCATGTCCTCCCTCACCGACACCAAAGCCCGTCAGGAGGGCCTGGACGACAAGGGCGCCAAGACCGGTGCCGGTGTCGACTTCGTCGACTACTTCTCCGCCTCGACCGGCATCCTGGTGAAGAAGGGCAACCCCCAGAACATCAAGACCCTCGACGACCTGTGCGGCAAGACGGTCGCCGTCCAGCGCGGCACCACGTACGAGGACTCCGCCAAGACCCAGGCCGAGAAGTGCAAGACGGACGGCAAGGGCGAGCTCAAGATCGAGTCCTTCCCGACCGACGCCGAGGCCCAGACCCGCGTGAAGGCCGGCGGCGCCGCCGCGGACCTGAACGACTCCCCGGTCGCCGCGTACATCGCGCAGACCGCCGGTGGCGGCAACGACTTCGAGGCCATCGCCAACCCGACCGACGCCGGCCTCTTCGGCATCGCGGTGGACAAGAAGAACACCGAGCTGCGCGACGCGCTCAAGGAAGCCCTCGACGCGGTCATCAAGGACGGCACGTACAAGGCCGCCCTGGACAAGTGGAACGCGGGCTCCGGCGCCGTGACCGAGGCCAAGATCAACGCCGGTTCCTGA
- a CDS encoding NAD(P)-dependent malic enzyme gives MAAEIINPRSDSVTDNNPDAVFALHRGGKMAIQATVPVTNKDDLSLAYTPGVAKVCSAIAEQPELVNEYTWKSNVVAVVTDGTAVLGLGDIGPEASLPVMEGKAILFKQFGGVDAVPIALATKDTDEIIETVIRLAPSFGGVNLEDISAPRCFEIERRLQEALDIPIFHDDQHGTAIVTLAALRNAAKLTGRTLGDLRAVISGAGAAGIAIAKILVDAGIGDVCVTDRKGVVSADRSDLTDVKAEIAGLTNKTGQTGSLETALNGADVFIGVSGGTVPEEAVASMAKDAFVFAMANPNPEVHPDVAHKYAAVVATGRSDFPNQINNVLAFPGIFAGALKVRATRITEGMKIAAADAIAGVVGDELAADYVIPSPFDERVAEAVATAVAAAAKADGVARLV, from the coding sequence GTGGCAGCGGAGATCATCAACCCTCGCAGTGACAGCGTCACGGACAACAACCCGGACGCGGTGTTCGCGCTGCACCGGGGCGGCAAGATGGCCATCCAGGCCACGGTTCCGGTCACCAACAAGGATGACCTTTCCCTCGCGTACACGCCCGGCGTGGCGAAGGTGTGCAGCGCCATCGCCGAGCAGCCGGAGCTGGTGAACGAGTACACCTGGAAGTCCAACGTGGTCGCCGTCGTCACCGACGGCACGGCCGTGCTCGGACTCGGTGACATCGGTCCCGAAGCCTCCCTCCCCGTCATGGAGGGCAAGGCCATTCTCTTCAAGCAGTTCGGTGGGGTCGACGCGGTTCCGATCGCGCTCGCCACCAAGGACACGGACGAGATCATCGAGACGGTCATCCGTCTCGCCCCGTCCTTCGGCGGGGTGAACCTGGAGGACATCTCGGCGCCGCGCTGCTTCGAGATCGAGCGCCGCCTCCAGGAGGCGCTGGACATCCCGATCTTCCACGACGACCAGCACGGCACCGCCATCGTGACGCTCGCCGCGCTGCGCAACGCGGCCAAGCTGACGGGTCGCACCCTCGGCGACCTGCGCGCCGTGATCTCGGGTGCGGGCGCGGCCGGTATCGCCATCGCCAAGATCCTGGTGGACGCGGGCATCGGCGACGTCTGCGTCACCGACCGCAAGGGCGTCGTGTCCGCGGACCGCTCCGACCTGACGGACGTCAAGGCGGAGATCGCGGGTCTGACCAACAAGACCGGCCAGACGGGCTCCCTGGAGACCGCGCTGAACGGCGCGGACGTCTTCATCGGCGTCTCCGGCGGTACGGTCCCGGAGGAGGCGGTGGCCTCGATGGCGAAGGACGCGTTCGTCTTCGCCATGGCCAACCCGAACCCGGAGGTCCACCCGGACGTCGCGCACAAGTACGCGGCGGTCGTGGCCACGGGCCGTTCGGACTTCCCGAACCAGATCAACAACGTGCTGGCGTTCCCGGGCATCTTCGCGGGTGCCCTCAAGGTGCGCGCCACCCGGATCACCGAGGGCATGAAGATCGCCGCCGCCGACGCCATCGCCGGTGTCGTGGGTGACGAGCTCGCCGCCGACTACGTGATCCCGTCGCCGTTCGACGAGCGCGTGGCCGAGGCCGTCGCGACCGCCGTGGCCGCCGCGGCCAAGGCCGACGGCGTGGCCCGTCTGGTCTGA
- a CDS encoding zinc-binding dehydrogenase — MFAAYAARIDRDQPLNGLELGDRPAPEARPGWVTVNVRAASLNHHDLWSLRGVGLGEERLPMILGCDAAGIDQDGNEVVLHSVIGQSGHGVGPDEPRSILTERYQGTFAEQVTVPAWNVLRKPAELTFEEAACLPTAWLTAYRMLFTNAGVRPGDSVLVQGAGGGVATAAIALGKAAGLRVFATSRDEAKRKRAVELGAVEAFEPGARLPQRVDAVIETVGAATWSHSVKSLRPGGTLVISGATSGDRPAHAELTRIFFLELKVVGSTMGSKDELEDLLAFCATTGLRPVIDEVLPLDRAREGFEKLASGDLFGKIVLKP; from the coding sequence ATGTTCGCTGCCTACGCCGCCCGAATCGACCGTGACCAGCCGCTGAACGGCCTTGAGCTGGGCGACCGCCCGGCCCCCGAGGCCCGGCCCGGCTGGGTGACCGTGAACGTCAGGGCCGCCTCCCTCAACCACCACGACCTGTGGTCGCTGCGCGGGGTCGGCCTCGGCGAGGAAAGACTCCCCATGATCCTCGGCTGCGACGCCGCCGGGATCGACCAGGACGGCAACGAGGTCGTCCTGCACTCCGTGATCGGCCAGAGCGGCCACGGGGTCGGCCCGGACGAGCCGCGCTCGATCCTGACCGAGCGCTACCAGGGAACCTTCGCCGAACAGGTGACCGTCCCCGCCTGGAACGTGCTGCGCAAGCCCGCCGAGCTGACCTTCGAGGAGGCCGCCTGCCTTCCGACGGCCTGGCTGACGGCGTACCGGATGCTGTTCACCAACGCCGGGGTCCGCCCCGGGGACTCCGTGCTGGTGCAGGGCGCGGGCGGCGGTGTCGCGACCGCCGCGATCGCCCTCGGCAAGGCGGCCGGCCTGCGGGTCTTCGCCACCAGCCGCGACGAGGCCAAGCGCAAGCGGGCCGTGGAGCTGGGCGCGGTGGAGGCGTTCGAGCCGGGCGCGCGGCTGCCGCAGCGGGTGGACGCGGTGATCGAGACGGTCGGTGCCGCCACCTGGTCGCACTCGGTGAAGTCCCTGCGCCCCGGCGGCACCCTGGTGATCTCCGGTGCCACGAGCGGCGACCGCCCGGCGCACGCCGAGCTGACCCGGATCTTCTTCCTGGAGCTCAAGGTGGTCGGCTCGACGATGGGCTCGAAGGACGAGCTGGAGGACCTGCTCGCCTTCTGCGCGACCACGGGGCTGCGGCCGGTCATCGACGAGGTGCTGCCGCTGGACCGGGCCCGGGAGGGGTTCGAGAAGCTCGCGTCGGGCGACCTCTTCGGCAAGATCGTCCTCAAGCCCTGA
- a CDS encoding helix-turn-helix domain-containing protein translates to MTEATDLAERAGDRDPRVGLRAVAALRRLLEQLEAVQVRSARAQGWSWQEIAAELGVSRQAVHKKYGRL, encoded by the coding sequence ATGACGGAAGCGACCGATCTCGCAGAACGGGCAGGTGACCGGGACCCGCGCGTGGGCCTGCGTGCCGTGGCCGCCCTCCGCAGGCTGCTGGAGCAGCTGGAGGCCGTACAGGTACGCAGCGCCCGCGCGCAGGGATGGTCCTGGCAGGAGATCGCGGCCGAGCTCGGCGTCAGCCGGCAGGCCGTGCACAAGAAATACGGGAGGCTCTGA
- a CDS encoding Clp protease N-terminal domain-containing protein: MFERFTRDARSTVTGAMSEARRAGAATVGEEHLLLSLLTLGALDPLGVDRAAVAADLAAARRRGGMSRADEEALAGLGIDLTEIVSRIEESHGQGALAAPAPRRRTLGASIRSALGREDADDRAGSHRVPFTEGSKKVLEQSLRIALGRKDNHIGTLHLLLALLSRPGTVSEVLSDHGVTYSTAETTLAA; encoded by the coding sequence ATGTTCGAACGCTTCACCCGTGACGCCCGGTCGACCGTGACCGGGGCGATGAGCGAGGCCCGGCGGGCCGGGGCCGCCACCGTCGGCGAGGAGCACCTGCTGCTCTCCCTGCTGACCCTGGGCGCCCTGGACCCCCTCGGCGTGGACCGCGCGGCGGTGGCCGCCGACCTCGCGGCGGCCCGCCGCCGGGGCGGTATGTCCCGGGCGGACGAGGAGGCGCTCGCCGGACTCGGCATCGACCTCACCGAGATCGTCTCCCGCATCGAGGAGTCCCACGGCCAGGGCGCCCTCGCGGCCCCCGCGCCCCGCAGGCGGACCCTGGGCGCCTCGATCCGCTCCGCCCTCGGCCGCGAGGACGCGGACGACCGGGCCGGCAGCCACCGGGTCCCCTTCACCGAGGGCTCGAAGAAGGTACTGGAGCAGTCCCTGCGTATCGCGCTGGGCCGCAAGGACAACCACATCGGCACCCTGCACCTGCTGCTGGCCCTGCTCTCCCGCCCCGGCACGGTCTCCGAGGTCCTGTCGGACCACGGCGTCACCTACAGCACGGCCGAGACAACCCTGGCAGCCTGA
- a CDS encoding PadR family transcriptional regulator: protein MPPVFAHGRLRLYLLKLLDEAPRHGYEVIRLLEERFQGLYAPSAGTVYPRLAKLEAEGLVTHATEGGRKVYSITDAGRAELADRGGELADLELEIRDSVSELAAEMRDDVRGAAGDLRREMLAAASASATHVEDESWKAAKEDLRRARQEWKEQARRAKDESRRAREEAQQARRQAKEAQERAREEVQRIAGQLQEQFARSGGVLGSLAGAWLGGAPAAAPAGDAAADADRASGWAADLTPTADPARDLDRLLDRFRDEVRDAARDRGVTAAQVAEARGHLAAATARLGTTFGSKP, encoded by the coding sequence ATGCCGCCCGTCTTCGCCCACGGCCGCCTCCGCCTGTACCTCCTCAAGCTGCTGGACGAGGCCCCGCGCCACGGGTACGAGGTGATCCGCCTGCTGGAGGAGCGCTTCCAGGGCCTGTACGCGCCCTCCGCGGGCACCGTGTATCCGCGGCTGGCGAAGCTGGAGGCCGAGGGCCTGGTCACGCACGCCACCGAGGGCGGGCGCAAGGTGTACTCGATCACCGACGCGGGCCGGGCCGAACTGGCCGACCGCGGCGGTGAGCTGGCCGACCTGGAGCTGGAGATCCGCGACTCGGTGAGCGAGCTCGCCGCCGAGATGCGCGACGACGTCCGGGGTGCGGCGGGTGACCTGCGGCGCGAGATGCTGGCCGCGGCCTCGGCCTCGGCGACCCATGTCGAGGACGAGTCGTGGAAGGCCGCCAAGGAGGACCTGCGCAGGGCGCGGCAGGAGTGGAAGGAACAGGCGCGCCGGGCGAAGGACGAGAGCCGCCGCGCCCGCGAGGAGGCGCAGCAGGCCCGCCGCCAGGCCAAGGAGGCCCAGGAGCGGGCCCGCGAGGAGGTCCAGCGCATCGCGGGCCAGCTCCAGGAGCAGTTCGCCCGGTCCGGCGGCGTCCTGGGCAGCCTGGCCGGAGCCTGGCTCGGCGGTGCGCCCGCCGCGGCCCCGGCGGGGGACGCGGCGGCGGACGCGGACCGCGCTTCGGGCTGGGCCGCGGACCTGACGCCGACCGCGGATCCGGCGCGCGACCTGGACCGGCTGCTGGACCGTTTCCGCGACGAGGTCCGCGATGCGGCGCGGGACCGCGGAGTGACCGCGGCCCAGGTGGCCGAGGCGCGCGGGCACCTGGCGGCTGCCACCGCACGGCTGGGAACGACGTTCGGCTCCAAGCCGTAG
- a CDS encoding DUF4097 family beta strand repeat-containing protein — MAEQSPESSSPSQSQSQSTWHFAEPQKLTFEEPVTELRVRLVSGTVNVVAAEEGPARLEVTEVDGPPLYVVQDGGALTVSYEDLPWNGSQGLKQWFETKPWKAWAGSASGRKAWERSVSITLTVPAATQVHVAAVGAAVFVSGISGGTDVTGVSGDATLVGLSGRVKAHTVSGSVEAQSVSGEFGFHSVSGGLTVVDGSGGNVRADSVSGDMLIDLAADPADPEPVDIFLHSVSGQVAIRLPHPADAKVEANTATGRVSNAFEDLRVSGQMGAKRITGTLGSGAGTLRATTVSGSIALLRRPQADADRPVTPLALDKKVL; from the coding sequence ATGGCAGAGCAGTCGCCCGAGTCGTCGTCGCCGTCGCAGTCGCAGTCGCAGTCGACGTGGCACTTCGCCGAACCGCAGAAGCTCACCTTCGAAGAGCCGGTGACCGAGCTCCGCGTCCGCCTCGTGAGCGGCACGGTGAACGTGGTCGCCGCCGAGGAGGGCCCGGCCCGCCTGGAGGTGACCGAGGTGGACGGACCGCCGCTGTACGTCGTGCAGGACGGCGGCGCGCTGACCGTCTCCTACGAGGACCTGCCCTGGAACGGTTCCCAGGGCCTCAAGCAGTGGTTCGAGACCAAGCCCTGGAAGGCCTGGGCCGGTTCCGCCTCCGGCCGCAAGGCCTGGGAGCGCAGCGTCTCGATCACCCTCACCGTGCCTGCCGCCACCCAGGTCCACGTGGCCGCGGTCGGCGCCGCCGTCTTCGTCTCCGGCATCTCCGGCGGCACCGACGTCACCGGGGTCTCCGGCGACGCCACGCTGGTCGGGCTGTCCGGCCGGGTCAAGGCGCACACCGTCTCCGGCAGCGTCGAGGCCCAGTCCGTCTCCGGCGAGTTCGGCTTCCACTCCGTCTCCGGCGGCCTGACGGTGGTCGACGGCTCGGGCGGCAACGTGCGGGCCGACTCGGTCAGCGGCGACATGCTCATCGACCTCGCCGCGGACCCCGCCGACCCCGAGCCGGTGGACATCTTCCTCCACTCCGTATCGGGACAGGTCGCGATCCGCCTCCCGCACCCCGCCGACGCCAAGGTCGAGGCCAACACCGCCACCGGCCGCGTCTCCAACGCCTTCGAGGACCTGCGGGTCTCCGGTCAGATGGGCGCCAAGCGGATCACCGGAACCCTCGGCTCCGGCGCCGGCACCCTGCGCGCGACCACGGTCTCCGGCTCGATCGCGCTGCTGCGCCGCCCGCAGGCCGACGCGGACCGCCCCGTCACCCCCCTCGCGCTCGACAAGAAGGTGCTCTGA
- a CDS encoding CU044_5270 family protein: MNADPSRPSPAGRPDNSPLLPFAERELPAGRHQFHKERLMARIHEDLRTADAATTTAVTTARAGGSRNPFLRRAVFVPAAAFALAGALAAGFFSYVDRGAPDGPGSTVATGPALTTRIGAADPKGAPQLLDRISLASFSASGPAVRADQFIYIGSRTATTYVKTVGDKSTVVSEELHMRHQWNSPDGAQGWLIEPGNTGPAGVTLAGPDEKGNTRTPYLNAPTYDYLATLPTDPDVLLRRIYEETQGMGSGPDQEAFTTIGDLLRGSYPPAELTAALYKAAAKIPGVVAVDDAVDAAGRTGIAVARLDEHSGQREEWIFDRQTLAFLGERSVQVQGESGEQGLIKPGTVVFTSAVVNRTVVDRMKELPPTAR; this comes from the coding sequence ATGAACGCCGACCCCTCCCGCCCCAGCCCGGCCGGCCGGCCGGACAACTCCCCCCTCCTGCCGTTCGCCGAACGGGAACTGCCCGCGGGCCGCCACCAGTTCCACAAGGAGCGCCTGATGGCCCGGATCCACGAAGACCTCCGCACCGCCGATGCCGCCACCACGACAGCCGTCACCACCGCCCGTGCCGGCGGCTCGCGCAACCCCTTCCTGCGCCGGGCGGTCTTCGTGCCCGCCGCGGCCTTCGCCCTGGCCGGAGCCCTCGCCGCCGGCTTCTTCTCCTACGTGGACCGCGGAGCCCCGGACGGACCCGGCTCCACGGTGGCCACGGGCCCGGCGCTGACCACCCGGATCGGTGCCGCCGATCCCAAGGGGGCGCCGCAGCTCCTGGACCGGATCTCCCTGGCCTCCTTCTCCGCCTCCGGCCCGGCGGTGCGCGCGGACCAGTTCATCTACATCGGGAGCAGGACGGCCACCACGTACGTGAAGACCGTCGGCGACAAGAGCACCGTGGTCAGCGAAGAGCTGCACATGCGCCACCAGTGGAACTCCCCGGACGGCGCCCAGGGCTGGCTGATCGAACCCGGCAACACCGGCCCGGCCGGTGTGACCCTGGCGGGCCCCGACGAGAAGGGCAACACCCGGACGCCGTACCTGAACGCGCCCACCTACGACTACCTCGCCACGCTGCCCACCGACCCCGACGTGCTGCTCCGGCGGATCTACGAGGAGACCCAGGGCATGGGCAGCGGCCCCGACCAGGAGGCCTTCACCACGATCGGCGACCTGCTGCGCGGCAGCTATCCGCCGGCCGAGCTCACGGCCGCGCTGTACAAGGCCGCGGCGAAGATCCCCGGTGTGGTGGCGGTGGACGACGCGGTCGACGCGGCGGGCCGCACCGGGATCGCGGTCGCCCGGCTCGACGAGCACTCCGGACAGCGCGAGGAGTGGATCTTCGACCGTCAGACGCTCGCCTTCCTCGGCGAGCGCAGCGTCCAGGTGCAGGGCGAGTCCGGCGAGCAGGGCCTGATCAAGCCCGGCACGGTCGTGTTCACGAGCGCCGTGGTGAACCGGACGGTCGTCGACCGGATGAAGGAGCTGCCCCCCACGGCCCGCTGA